A segment of the Candidatus Nitrososphaera gargensis Ga9.2 genome:
GGCCGACATGCTGTGCGATAGAATAGGCATAATTGACAAGGGCAAGATAGTCGCGCTTGACACGCCATCAGGTTTGAAGGCAGGGCTTGGAGGCGACATCATTAGGATCAAGACCAAGACTCCTGACGCGGGCAAGACGGTAGCGCAGTTTGACTTTGTTCACAAGGTGGAGCAGAGCGACGGCTTTCTCGTACTGTCTGTAAAGGACGCCAAGAAAGCCCTGCCAATGCTGCTGCAGCACGTGGAAGCAGAGTCGGCCGAATTTGCAAGCCCGACTCTCAATGATGTGTTTATACAGATAACAGGCCGTAACATCGACAAGGAGCAGGCAGAAGGGGGGTTCATGGAGAGGTATGCAAAGTACGATTAGCATCGAAGATCATCTGACCAAGATATACGCGCTGTGGCTGCGTGAGTTCAAGGTGTTCATGCGGGAAAAGAGCAGGCTTGTTGCGTCAACGTTTACGCCGATACTGTGGCTCTTTGTGATAGGCTCTGGCCTTGGCGCTACCAACCCATCGACTGTGCCCGGCGTGGACTACCAGCAGTTCATATTCCCAGGCATTGTCGCAATGTCGATAATATTCAGTTCTGTGTTCTTTGGGTCGTACATAATCTGGGACAGAAAATTCGATTTCTTGAAGAGCGTAATGGTCGCTCCTGTCAGCAGGGGGAGCGTCTTTGTGGGCAAGACCCTTGGCGGCATGACAACATCGCTCATACAGGCAGCGATACTGCTTGCAATAGGCGCAGCAATAGGCATCCCGCTCACGCCACTGTCGCTTGCGCAGGACATTGCGATAATACTATTGATGTCATTTGGGCTCACGTCGCTTGGGCTTGCGCTTGGCAGCTACATGTACAGCCTTGAAGGGTTCCAGATGATAGTAAGCTTTGTAGTCTTTCCGCTGTTCTTCCTCTCCGGCGCGCTCTTTCCACTCGACAACCTGCCAAGCTGGCTTGGAGTTCTTACCGCTGCCGACCCTGCTACATATGGCGTTGACGCGCTGAGGCATGCGATGTTGGGCGTCGGCACTAATTCGATGGAGCTTGACATGGCGATTCTAGTAGCCTATACAGCGGCGCTTGGGGCGTTTGGGATCTTTTCGTTCAACAGAATGAAGGCTGTTTGATTGATTTTTATTCGCGGCATACAAAAAATCATGTGGTATGCCGGGCGAAGAATATCGCGACCTTGTGATCTGCAACAACTGCCTGTGGGCCATGTCGCTACTAAAGGGATCGCACGGCTTTATCGCCTGCCAAATGTGCGGCAACATCAGCCTAGACGTCATCATCCCTGTCAACGACTATGAGGCATACACCATGAACGTCAGAAACAAGAATATCGAGCTGGAGTTAACAAAGGAAAGGTAGGTAAATTTCTGTAAGTTTAAAAGTGGTTAAACAATGTGACTTTTCGAGGGGCCATAGTCTAGCTTGGTCTAGGATGTCAGAGGTTGCTATAAAAAACAACCGACGAACCTGGGGCGCTGGAGATCGTGGGTTCAAATCCCACTGGCCCCACCATAGTAATGGGTTCACCTACTACTCTGGTTGGGTATACTACGGTAACTAGTTACAGAAACGACCAAGACAACAAGAGGAGTGCAAAGACCCAAGCCGGCAAGGCCTGACCACAACACCAAAGGATGGTTTGACGAAAGCAAGCTGTGACTGCTCCAGCCATAGCGACGATCATGCTCAAGGAGTTTTGGGGTTCGGAGATTCCTTGGCCGCTGAATTCTCTGGTTGACGGATTGTTTAGAGCACAAATGGAGGTAAGTTTTGGTCACACTCTTGAAATAGAACCGCGGCTGTTTATAGAACGAGACCTGCACGACTTTCTGACTGTCACCGGTTACAGGCAGCTGTACGACTATCTCTACAATGTCTACAGCTTGGAGTATAGCCAGCACCATTTGGAGCCTATGGACTGGGAGCTTGTAGGGAAATATGTCCACACTCCACACTGGATTGAATACGAGGAGAAAGACCGATATCGCGACCGCCTGCCTATTCGCAGCCACATTGGCGGCGACAGGCCATACAGGACCATCTCGGAATACAAACTGGATGCAACGATTCTAAAGGTCAGGAAGACATTTGAAGAATGGCTGGACAAAGGCACTCTTCACATAGAGCCAGACATACCGTCGCGCAGAGAACTTAAGGAGGCCTACAGCTTCTTTAGCTCTAAGGCTGAGCTTCGCAAGAGACTCGATGACTATATTGAGAATGTGAGGAAAGAACTTTACGCATGTGGAATTTACTACAGAGCAAATGTGCTGTCTCACGTAGTTCGCCGATTGCTACTCGCATAAGATTTTTCTACTAGAAAAAATAGCACGCTTGTTGAAGCGGCTGAACCGTCTGTCGTTTTGGGACAGAATTAACAAGCTAGAAGAGGATTCAGGTTACAACCTGCTGTTCAGAGATTACATTGCGCCATACCGCGAAGGCAAGGATGTCGATGTTCCTCCAAAATTCCAGAAGGCATTCAACTTTGCAACCAAGATTGACGACCTATACTGGGATGCCGATTATCATGGCCTTGACTGCGCTGGCCAATCCTGCTCGTGCAAAGATACAACGCACAAGAAACGGACGTATCCAAAACTATGGAAAAAGGCTGGAGGAACTGGAAAAGCGCGTCGAGGCATGGAAAATAATGGTGGCCTGCAGGGCAGATAAAGCATGATTAGCCTCTGCGTGGAGGCGGAAGTAGACCCAGATCAGAACATCTGAGGAAGAATTTTTCGACAAACCTTGTTGTCTCTTCTCTCTATTTGACAAAGCTAACTTCGGGTTCAGAGCCAAACTGCCAAGATTGTTTCTGGCACAGGTGCTCAAACAGCTCTTCAAAATTGCTTCTAGCAGCCCAAGCTGGACCTGCGCTTTTTCAGGGCTCACAACAATGGTCTCCCTCTCCGGATCGTAGAATATTAGATATTCGGAATCCGCAGATAACTTGACGTCGACTGCCTTGATATTGTAATGCTCTGCAAAGAGCCAGCACCCACCTCCAAAGAGGGCGGCCTGTCAAGTACTACGACCCTGAATATTTTTCGAACAACTTCGTCAGAAGGCAAATTAAAGCCTAGATACGGGATCCTGCGCTCCATGTAGTATTCAAGCAGCTTGTCTCTGGCAATCTCGTCTGCGGTTTGCAGCGATCCAAAATATGTCTTGATAAATGTCCTTACATCTTTATTGCCTGCGTGATGCGAGAGGATAATATATCGGGAGGTCCGCTGGCTTTTCCTTCATACATAAATTCTGATATCTGCTGGACGCAGTAGTTGTAGGCTTTCTTCATGTCATCTTGTCTGGCGCGATTGAGCTTGCGCTGATAGTATTCTAACAGAACCTTCAATTCATTCTTGGAGAGTGCGCGCATGTCTACGAGCTGATTTCTGGAGTCCATCTTGAAATATACCATATCCGTGGGATGCAAGAGCGCCAGCCCTTGCAACTCCGGAATATCCTGTATTCATATGCTGTGCTTTTTACCTTGACGCTGTATACGAAAAGTCTTGCAGACCGCTAACCTTAACTAACCCTTCTACCTTCCATTGGATTCTCGCATTGGGTAGCGAAGGTCAGGTAGCATGTTATGACGAGCTTGATAGAGCGAATTGGCAACAGGACGGTATTGTTGGACGCCTGCGTGTCTCCACGCCTAGTCAAGGCTCTGCGAAAAGCCGGCCTGTCAGTCAGACACATGAATGAAATCAAACCTAGTATGCCAGATGCTCACATAGAGTATCTGATAATGCTGCCATCCGATGTGCTGATAACGCATGACACATTCTTTGCCAGATTTCTGGGCCCAAAGAGGGCGATATTGCTCCACAGAAACGAGATGGACAAGATAAGACAGAAAGACTGGTGTGTAGAAGCGACAGGCGGAATTGTCGATACAAAAGGCAGTGCAACTCGTCATTTTTGATCTTCCTATTTTTCTTTATTTGTCATATTTTATCGGGAATGGTCTGCAATCAGTTTCGGCTTCTTCTTTGGCGACGTCACGAGCCAGACCCTGTACTAGCTATGTCAGAATAGCCAGAAGCGAAAAGGTATTAACGTTGAGCCCCTAACCAACAACGGCACCAATGCCACGCATTTGCGTTCGCCAAATAGAGCAGGAAGATGGTGAAATTATCAGGCTGGGCGATAGAATAAGATGCTGCCTAGGATAGAAGACGGCAGGATGATGCGTTCTAGGTTTGTAAACCGCGTGGGAACAATAAGGGGATTAAAGATAGAAAACCAGTAAGCTGGAAGAGATGGGTCCGGCAAAGAACGGTGGATGAACTTCAAGATTGTTGTAGAATTTGATACAGACAATATAGGGACAAAGGAAAAGAGCGCGTACGACTTCTATGATGGGATAGACAACTACGAGATAGTTTCGAGGATAGTAGACGAACCAAAAGCGCAAGTCGGTGACAGGATCAGGGTGGGAAATGTATATGATTTTCAGCATTTGCCATGGCACAAAGGAGACATGGGCATAATGTATGACATTGAGACAACCGAGGATGGTTTGAGAAAATTATGGGTGGGTAAAATGGGACAACGGCAAAGACCTATCCTTAGTTGAAGATGAGGTTGACATAGAAACAATGCGGTAGCTAAAGGCTCAAGATTCTATCAAAAACTATAAGGCTCGGTCTTGGAACCCGCCATGAGAACGCCAGGTCCCGCTAGTTCTGGCGAATTTGCCATTCTATATGGACTCTATCTTGGAGATTAAATTTTCTTTTTTAATATCCTTATTTCATTTTCTGCTTTCAAAAACTCGCGCTTGGATTTGACCAATTGTTGAATGAGCCCCAAAATGGCTTCGTAGATGTCCTCAATTTGCTGCTGAGTCTCCGCATTCCGGCTCGGTTTTTGAATTGCCTCATGTTTATACCTCTCAAACTTTATTGCCTAGTCCTCAAGGAACTCTGTCTCTTTAAGCCGGGTCTTAGATACCATAAAAATATGCAAAAGTCCAGATAGGTCAATTCAAAGTAGGATTAAAGGAATAGTAACAGATTATGCAGTGGCCTTGTCTTTATTCGCTTTTGGGTTAATTCTCTTGTACCTTTCAGTCGGCATAGGATTTTCAAACTGGATTCTATTTCCCTTTCCCTTTGGCATAGTAGCAATCGCTGCCGGGGTAGTCAGTGCAGTGTTAATGCAATTCTTTACACATCGTCCTTAATGGTCTAATGCAGCAGCTATAAAATGTGCCCGCAAGAAAAATTTTTTACTATGTCACGACACGAGAAGGAAATGCCCTAATTATCTCTGGTCGTATGCTAAAAACAATAAGCGCAACATCAGAGATTATGAGGGCAATGATTCCTGCATACAAAAGAGAAATATCACATCCAGAATAAAATCCCGTACCGCCTGTTTCTGGACTTGGACAGCCTCCTCCTCCTTTGTTTAGCATATTATTCACTTCAAGAACGCCCGACCCAATCATTATTGTACCAACAAAAATACCTACAGACCTCAGAATCAGGGAGTAGCCTTGTATCACATTCTCTCTATAGAGAGCAGCACCATCCGCAATAATAAGAATTAAGATAAATTCAACCAGCTGCCGCCGACCCTCAGACCGCCCGCTTACCAGACAATCGGATACATACCGGAACTAGGTAGCCAAAGGCTCAAAGCCAGTCTTCACTAGTTACTCCATCGCTTATCTTGGTACCGTCATCATTCATGTATGACATAGTGAACTCATTTTTCTTAACTGGAACTACAGATTGGATGGTGTGCAATGCAACAAGCCTTGGCACCATTCCATTTTTCATTTCAAACATCAGTCTTGTATTTGTAAGATAAAGCATGCCTTTTCCAAACTTTCTTCTACCATCGCTGAATAGCTCAACACTATCCCGCCTGATGAGATTTTCACCATTTTGCAATACTATCATATCTACCAATAATCACTCTTTGAAGAATGCGTTTCCTCCAGTTTCCTGAATCTGTTTAACCAGTTGTTCGTATCGTTTTCTATCTCTTTTTCCGATACACTCAAGATGCTCCTTTAGAACAGCCCGGAACACTTCGTCCTCAGGCACACTCCATCTTCTCTTCTCTTTTTTATCAAGTCCATCTTGACGTCGAGCATTACACCCTCGATAACGGAAATAGTCTCGGAAGATGGCCTTAAACTCCACGTTCTTTTATCTTTGTCAGCCGTACATCAATATATAGATAACATCTATAAATCTTTAATGTTTCCTAGACCTGATTGGCATTTTATGACAATCTTGGCTACGCCTATCATTACAGAAAGCAATTCGACCGGACGGAAACATGAATGTCAGCAAGGCAGCCAAGCTTGTCGGTGTATTGACAACTTGTTTATAAACAGCTTGTCAATTCCTGACCAAACTTTTTGTTGATATGGGTAATTTTAGTTGGCAGGTTATTGTTTGAGTCCAGAGCATCAAACATCATTTAGCAGGACTTGTGTTAGGAATATCACGATAATTACTGTGCTGTATATATGGGAACTTTGATAAGGTTTCTTATTATCCGGCCAGGCCCTCATGTACTTGTTCTATCCTTTCCGGATACTTCAGTGGATCTAGCTTCGTCAAGTAGCTTTTTGGATGTGCTGGTTTTGAAGAGCCTCTTCAAAGAGCCTATCTCAGCCAACGGGTCGGGAACGGGTTTTATGAGCACCCCTTGATTGGTGTCTACTACAATCGCTCTATCTGCAATATGGTGCTTCTCTCTGAATTTCTTGGGTACTATGATCTGACCATTCTTTGTCACCGTAATAATGACTTCATCCATATCATCCGGGATACCGTATGGTAATACACAAACGTTATGCATGACTGAAGGTTTCAGACTTGATAATCCCTTGATCCCTGGTTGTATCTCCCTATGCTGGTAACTCTTCGCCGGATCGCTTGCGATATTACTAATGAAACAATTGCAGGTCAGTCTCAGAATTATTATGTTCCGCGGATGTCATAGCTTAGTTTTTTGCTAATACAGATTCAGACGGTTAAGCATTCCTGCCTATATTGTTTTATCGATATTCGTGTGTATGCCTGCAGATCCATAAATTAATGTAGGCGCACCATGCCCGATGCCGAGACCAGAACCTTTCAAAGGCTTGGCAATATCACACTAAACTAGAGTTCGTCAGCAAAGGTTCAAGCAAAATCGGACTAAATTGGTGTAGCTGGCCTGCAGGCATATGTTTATAGGTGGGTATTATATTGTATGTAATGTTGGAGAGTATGTCAGCCTCTAAAATGACACGAAATGTAAGACAAGGCCTGTCCAGAAAAGAGAGCCTCTTACTATCCTCCTTATCGGAGAAGGACAAGAAAATCTTTGCTCTAAGGGACGTAGTAGACGAGTTGAGCTGTTCTTATGCCTACGCAAAGAACTTGGCAAAAACGCTGGCAAGGAAAAAGTGGGTCATAAACCTCAGCAGAGGCACCTACCTTATAGTGCCGCTGAGTGCAGGAGTGGAAGCAAAATACACAGAACACGAGTTTGTCGTAGGCTCACACATCGTATCCCCCTACTACATCGCATATTGGAGCGCCCTGAACTTCTACAACTTTACTGAGCAGACGCCCTACACAGTATTCATAGCTACGACGAAGAGGGCAAAAAGCAGGACCATTCTTGATGTAAAGTACAGCTTCATAACGCTGAACAAGAAAAAGTTCTTTGGATTTTCCGGCACCGCCGTTGGCACGGACAGGGTCAACATATCTGACAAGGAAAAGACCATTGCAGATGCGCTGGATCATCCCGAGTACTGCGGAGGCATGACAGAGGTCGCAAAGTGTTTGTGGAACGCCAGGGATTCGGTATCGTATGAAAAGATCCTGAGCTATGCAGAAAGGATGGGCAACTTGACCATAATCAAGAGGTTTGGGTATCTATTAGAATTGTTAAACATTGTAATGAAAGAAGATGTGGTTGTAAGGATGAAGGAATCGATATCACCAGGCATGTCTATTCTAGATCCGACGATGTCGCACAGTGGCAGGTACAACACCAGATGGAACCTGCTTGTTAATGTGTCGAAGGATTCGCTTGTCAGATGGAGAGAAGAAGAATATTGATCGATGCAGAGCGGATACGTAGGCTGGCAAGGGAAGAAAAGATAGGAGCAGCGGTAGTAGAGAAGGACTATGCCCTCACTTGGCTCCTTAGTGGTTTCTTCCTAAAGGACAGCCAGCTGAAGGATAGCTTTGTTCTCAAGGGAGGCACCGCAATAAGGAAGGCTTTCTTTCCGGGCAAATGGCGCTTTTCTGAAGATTTGGATTTCACGGTGGTTGACCGCAACGATGCGAATAGCATGAGTCTGTACAGAAAATCTTGGACTTGCTTCTTACAGAGAGCGGCATTGCCTATTCCGTACACTCATACCATGCTAACCCCGGAGCAATAATTGCATATGTCCAGTTCCGCGGACCTCTGAACCATCCTAACAGAATCAAGCTGGATATATCGCTTTCAGAAAAGATGGCGCTGAAGCCGGAGTCAAGGATGATCAAAAGTGATTTTGCTGACCTGCCTGACTTTAAGATACTGGCTTATTCGCTTAAGGAAATAATGTCAGAGAAGATCAGAAGCATAATGCAAAGAGGGTATTCAAGAGATTACTATGATGTATGGAGGCTCTTGAAAGAGAACGAGTTTGACAAGCAAGAAATCAAGGACCTATTAGTCAAAAAGTGCAAGCTCAAAGGAATACCGTACGAGCCCGGCCTGCTTTTCGATAAAACGCGGCTTGAAGAGGCTAGGGCACACTGGTCAAGAGGTCTCTCACACTTGGTCAAGGAACTACCGGACTTTGACGAAGTAATATCGGAGCTTAAGGCCGGGCTCCTATTCCTTCAGAAGTAACGTCAGTTTCTCTACCTTGATAAAGATTGAATAGAAAGAGGGTTCTCTAGGCTAGCATCGCTCGCCCTCATGTTGCACGTCCGATATTGATTTTCCTGTGTTTTAAGTCCTCCAAAGTAACGCTGCCGTATATATCATGCCTCAAGCGATAAGGTCCCTTTGGTTTGAAGAGATAAGTTTCATTCATGAAAAGTTCTTTGATACGCCAATCGGAAAATTGACTGTAAGGCAGGTTGCCATAGTTTTTGTATTTGGCGTCTCTGCATGGGCGGCGTTTAACAGCGTAGGTGATGATGACATGCTAAAAGTTGCCGTAACAAGCCTTCTTGTAATACTTGCTCTCGCATTTGCGTTTCAGAGAATAAAGACGCTGACGCCGGAGCAGTCCATGATGTTTGCGCTAT
Coding sequences within it:
- a CDS encoding nucleotidyl transferase AbiEii/AbiGii toxin family protein, which gives rise to MIDAERIRRLAREEKIGAAVVEKDYALTWLLSGFFLKDSQLKDSFVLKGGTAIRKAFFPGKWRFSEDLDFTVVDRNDANSMSLYRKSWTCFLQRAALPIPYTHTMLTPEQ
- a CDS encoding DUF5615 family PIN-like protein gives rise to the protein MIERIGNRTVLLDACVSPRLVKALRKAGLSVRHMNEIKPSMPDAHIEYLIMLPSDVLITHDTFFARFLGPKRAILLHRNEMDKIRQKDWCVEATGGIVDTKGSATRHF
- a CDS encoding type IV toxin-antitoxin system AbiEi family antitoxin domain-containing protein is translated as MSASKMTRNVRQGLSRKESLLLSSLSEKDKKIFALRDVVDELSCSYAYAKNLAKTLARKKWVINLSRGTYLIVPLSAGVEAKYTEHEFVVGSHIVSPYYIAYWSALNFYNFTEQTPYTVFIATTKRAKSRTILDVKYSFITLNKKKFFGFSGTAVGTDRVNISDKEKTIADALDHPEYCGGMTEVAKCLWNARDSVSYEKILSYAERMGNLTIIKRFGYLLELLNIVMKEDVVVRMKESISPGMSILDPTMSHSGRYNTRWNLLVNVSKDSLVRWREEEY
- a CDS encoding ABC transporter permease is translated as MQSTISIEDHLTKIYALWLREFKVFMREKSRLVASTFTPILWLFVIGSGLGATNPSTVPGVDYQQFIFPGIVAMSIIFSSVFFGSYIIWDRKFDFLKSVMVAPVSRGSVFVGKTLGGMTTSLIQAAILLAIGAAIGIPLTPLSLAQDIAIILLMSFGLTSLGLALGSYMYSLEGFQMIVSFVVFPLFFLSGALFPLDNLPSWLGVLTAADPATYGVDALRHAMLGVGTNSMELDMAILVAYTAALGAFGIFSFNRMKAV
- a CDS encoding AbrB/MazE/SpoVT family DNA-binding domain-containing protein, giving the protein MDEVIITVTKNGQIIVPKKFREKHHIADRAIVVDTNQGVLIKPVPDPLAEIGSLKRLFKTSTSKKLLDEARSTEVSGKDRTST
- a CDS encoding nucleotidyl transferase AbiEii/AbiGii toxin family protein → MLLTESGIAYSVHSYHANPGAIIAYVQFRGPLNHPNRIKLDISLSEKMALKPESRMIKSDFADLPDFKILAYSLKEIMSEKIRSIMQRGYSRDYYDVWRLLKENEFDKQEIKDLLVKKCKLKGIPYEPGLLFDKTRLEEARAHWSRGLSHLVKELPDFDEVISELKAGLLFLQK